One Rhinolophus sinicus isolate RSC01 linkage group LG06, ASM3656204v1, whole genome shotgun sequence DNA window includes the following coding sequences:
- the CLDN25 gene encoding LOW QUALITY PROTEIN: putative claudin-25 (The sequence of the model RefSeq protein was modified relative to this genomic sequence to represent the inferred CDS: inserted 2 bases in 2 codons): protein MPWSCRGRAQLRALLLSLLGWVCSCVTTALPQWKTLNLELNEMETWIMGLREVCVNAEEVAAVCKAFESPLSLPRECQVSRLLMVASHGXGVLGLLLSGFGFECCQFHRIRWVFKRRLCILGGTLEASTSVTTLFPVFWMAYATIQDFWDDSIPEIVPRWEFGDAFYLGWAAGTFLALSGLLFIFSACLXKEDVPSPQIAGPTAPPSCAPAEESDGSFYLIPRSRNLVI, encoded by the exons ATGCCCTGGAGTTGCCGTGGGAGAGCCCAGCTCAGGGCactgctcctctctctccttggctggGTCTGCTCATGTGTCACCACTGCCCTGCCCCAGTGGAAGACTCTCAATCTGGAACTGAACGAAATGGAGACCTGGATCATGGGCCTTCGGGAGGTCTGTGTGAACGCAGAGGAAGTCGCCGCTGTGTGCAAGGCCTTTGAGTCCCCCTTATCTCTGCCTCGGGAGTGCCAGGTGTCCCGCCTCCTCATGGTGGCCTCCCACG TAGGAGTTTTGGGGCTTCTGCTCTCTGGCTTTGGGTTTGAATGCTGCCAGTTTCACAGGATCAGATGGGTATTTAAGAGGCGTCTTTGCATCCTGGGAGGGACTTTGGAGGCATCAACTTCAGTCACTACCCTCTTTCCAGTCTTCTGGATGGCCTACGCCACAATCCAAGACTTCTGGGATGACAGCATCCCTGAAATTGTGCCTCGGTGGGAGTTCGGAGATGCCTTCTACCTGGGCTGGGCTGCTGGTACTTTCTTGGCCCTCAGTGGGTTACTTTTCATCTTCTCAGCCTGCC AAAAAGAAGATGTGCCCTCTCCCCAGATAGCTGGTCCTACAGCCCCACCATCCTGTGCTCCAGCAGAAGAGTCTGATGGCTCTTTCTATCTAATACCAAGATCTAGGAACTTGGTCATCTAG